In Methanotorris formicicus Mc-S-70, the sequence CAATGGCGAAGAAAATTGCGGAGAGATATAATTTAAAGCATGTATGTGCAGGATTCATATTTAGAGACATGGCAAAAGAGATGGGAATGGATTTAGCAGAGTTCAGTAAGTATGCAGAAGAAAATGAGGAAATAGATAAAGAGATAGACAGAAGGCAAGTAGAGATGGCAAAAGAGGGAAATATTGTATTGGAAGGAAGATTGGCAACATGGATGCTGATGAAAAATAATATAAAAATAGGCTTGGCAATATGGCTCAAAGCCCCCCCAATGGTTAGGGCAGAGAGAATAAGTATCAGAGAGAAT encodes:
- the cmk gene encoding (d)CMP kinase, with amino-acid sequence MIITIGGLPGTGTTTMAKKIAERYNLKHVCAGFIFRDMAKEMGMDLAEFSKYAEENEEIDKEIDRRQVEMAKEGNIVLEGRLATWMLMKNNIKIGLAIWLKAPPMVRAERISIRENEDVEEAMKKMLEREKSEKKRYKEIYNIDIDNLSIYDLVIDTSKWDVDGVFNIICSAIDNLK